The window CGGCCACCCACTGCGGCGGGGCCGATGCTCGCGCACCGCGGCCACCCACGGCGGCTCGGTAGAATTCCGGGGTGACCTCCCTCGACGAGCTGCCCATCCGCGACGACCTCCGTGGTCTCGAGCCCTACGGCGCCCCGCACCTGCACCTGCCGGTCGAGCTGAACGTCAACGAGAACACCCACCCCATCCCCGAAGACGTCGCCCGCGACATCATCGAGTCGATCGCCCGCGAGCTCATCACGGTCAACCGCTACCCCGACCGCGAGTTCACCGCCCTCCGCGAGTCCCTCGCCGGCTACCTCGAGGGCACAGAGCCCGGCTCCGGCATCACCCGCGAGCACATCTGGGCCGCGAACGGCTCCAACGAGATCCTCCAGCAGATCCTGATGGCCTTCGGCGGCCCCGGCCGTTCCGTGCTCGGCTTCCCGCCCACCTACTCGATGCACTCCATCATCGCCAAGGGCACCGGAACCGAATGGATCGCCGGCGAGCGTGACCCGGGCTTCCTCATCTCGCCCTCCACGGCGGTCGAGTGGATCCAGAAGACCACCCCCGACGTCGTCTTCTTTTGCGCCCCGAACAACCCCACGGGCACCGCCCTCGGCCTCGACACCATCCGAGCCGCCTACGACGCCTTCGACGGCATCGTCGTGGTCGACGAGGCCTATGCCGAGTTCGCCCCCGCCGGTGAGCCCACCGCGCTGTCGCTGCTCGAGGGCCGCCCCCGCCTGATCGTCTCGCGCACCATGAGCAAGGCGTTCGCCTTCGCGGGCGCCCGCCTCGGCTACCTGGCTGCCGATCCGGCGGTGACGGATGCGCTGCGGCTCGTCCGCCTGCCCTACCACCTCTCGGCGCTGACCCAGGCGGCCGCCGTCGCGGCGCTCGCCCACGCCCCCGAGATGCTCGCGATGGTCGACGACATCAAGGCACAGCGCGACCGCATGGTCGAGGAGCTCACCGCCCTCGGCTACTCGCCCTGGCCCACGGCCGCGAACTTCGTGCTCTTCGGCGGCGTCGACGAGCCCGAGGCGCTCTGGCAGCAGCTCCTCGACCGCGGCATCATCATCCGCAACCTCAGCATCCCGGGCCACCTGCGTGTCAGCGCGGGCACCGCCGCCGAGACGACGGCCTTCCTCGACGCCATGCGCGAACTCACGCCGCCCCGCCCCTGAAAGCAGCGCGGATAGGATTGACCCCATGACCGCACCCCGCACCGCCCGCCTGCAGCGCGAGACGAGCGAGTCCTCGATCGAGCTGAGCCTCGACCTCGACGGCACCGGCGTCTCCGACATCCAGACCTCGGTGCCGTTCTACGACCACCTGCTCACCGCCTTCGCGAAGCACTCCCTCACCGACCTGACGGTGCGCGCCACCGGCGACACCCACATCGACGTGCACCACACCGTGGAGGACACGGGCATCCTGCTCGGCCAGGCCATCCGCCAGGCCCTCGGCGACAAGGCCGGCATCTCCCGCTTCGGCGACGCCCTCGTGCCCCTCGACGAGGCGCTGGTGCAGGCCGTCGTCGACATCTCGGGCCGCCCCTTCCTCGTGCACTCCGGCGAGCCCGCGGGCTTCGAGTACCACCTCATCGGTGGCCACTTCACGGGCTCGATGGTGCGTCACGTCTTCGAGGCCATCACCTTCAACGCCGGCCTGACCGTGCACGTCACCGTGCTCGGCGGCCGCGATCCGCACCACATCGCCGAGGCCGAGTTCAAGGCCTTCGCCCGTGCCTTCCGCCAGGCCAAGGCGCTCGACCCGCTCGTCACGGGCATCCCGTCCACGAAGGGGGCGCTGTGAGCACGAAAAGCGCGCCGAGCGTCGTCGTCCTCGACTACGGCAGCGGCAACATCCACTCGGCGGCGAAGGCCCTCGAGCGCGCCGGCGCCGACGTCACCGTGACGGGCGACCGGCAGAAGGCGATGGACGCCGACGGCCTCCTCGTCCCGGGCGTCGGAGCCTTCAGCGCCGTGATGGACCAGCTGACCGCCGTGCGCGGGGGAGAGGTCATCGACCGCCGCCTCGCCGGAGGCCGCCCCGTGCTCGGCATCTGCGTCGGCATGCAGGTCATGTTCGCCGACGGCATCGAGCGCGGCGTCGACACCGAGGGCCTCGGCGAGTGGCCGGGCGTCGTCGAGCCGCTCAAGGCGCCCGTCGTGCCGCACATGGGCTGGAACACGGTCGACGCCCCCGAGGAGTCCGTGCTCTTCGACGGCATCCGCGACGAGCGCTTCTACTTCGTGCACTCCTACGCCGCCCAGGACTGGCAGATCGACCCCGACCCCAAGCGCCGCCCGGCGCGGGTCACCTGGGCCGACCACGGCGGCCGCTTCATCGCGGCGGTCGAGAACGGCCCGCTCTCGGCCACCCAGTTCCACCCCGAGAAGTCCGGCGACGCGGGCATCCGCCTGCTGCACAACTGGATCGCCTCGCTCCGTCGTTGACCCCCGGTCTCCACTGGCCTGGGCCCACGAGCGGGTGGATGCGCGGCCCCCGTCCTCGGGCGGCCGGCGTCTCCAGCCCAGCGGATGCGCGGCCCCCGTTTCGACGCCGGCCGCCCGAGTCGCTACGATCGCGGGGGGCATCCACCCCCTCCGCACCAGCAAGGACACCTCATGAG of the Herbiconiux flava genome contains:
- a CDS encoding histidinol-phosphate transaminase; translation: MTSLDELPIRDDLRGLEPYGAPHLHLPVELNVNENTHPIPEDVARDIIESIARELITVNRYPDREFTALRESLAGYLEGTEPGSGITREHIWAANGSNEILQQILMAFGGPGRSVLGFPPTYSMHSIIAKGTGTEWIAGERDPGFLISPSTAVEWIQKTTPDVVFFCAPNNPTGTALGLDTIRAAYDAFDGIVVVDEAYAEFAPAGEPTALSLLEGRPRLIVSRTMSKAFAFAGARLGYLAADPAVTDALRLVRLPYHLSALTQAAAVAALAHAPEMLAMVDDIKAQRDRMVEELTALGYSPWPTAANFVLFGGVDEPEALWQQLLDRGIIIRNLSIPGHLRVSAGTAAETTAFLDAMRELTPPRP
- the hisB gene encoding imidazoleglycerol-phosphate dehydratase HisB, whose product is MTAPRTARLQRETSESSIELSLDLDGTGVSDIQTSVPFYDHLLTAFAKHSLTDLTVRATGDTHIDVHHTVEDTGILLGQAIRQALGDKAGISRFGDALVPLDEALVQAVVDISGRPFLVHSGEPAGFEYHLIGGHFTGSMVRHVFEAITFNAGLTVHVTVLGGRDPHHIAEAEFKAFARAFRQAKALDPLVTGIPSTKGAL
- the hisH gene encoding imidazole glycerol phosphate synthase subunit HisH, whose amino-acid sequence is MSTKSAPSVVVLDYGSGNIHSAAKALERAGADVTVTGDRQKAMDADGLLVPGVGAFSAVMDQLTAVRGGEVIDRRLAGGRPVLGICVGMQVMFADGIERGVDTEGLGEWPGVVEPLKAPVVPHMGWNTVDAPEESVLFDGIRDERFYFVHSYAAQDWQIDPDPKRRPARVTWADHGGRFIAAVENGPLSATQFHPEKSGDAGIRLLHNWIASLRR